The Mustela erminea isolate mMusErm1 chromosome 18, mMusErm1.Pri, whole genome shotgun sequence genome has a window encoding:
- the MBTD1 gene encoding MBT domain-containing protein 1 isoform X11, giving the protein MGTCWGDISENVRVEVPNTDCSLPTKVFWIAGIVKLAGYNALLRYEGFENDPGLDFWCNVCGSDIHPVGWCAASGKPLVPPRTIQHKYTNWKAFLVKRLTGAKTLPPDFSQKVSESMQYPFKPCMRVEVVDKRHLCRTRVAVVESVIGGRLRLVYEESEDRTDDFWCHMHSPLIHHIGWSRSIGHRFKRSDITKKQDGHFDTPPHLFAKVKEVDQSGEWFKEGMKLEAIDPLNLSTICVATIRKVLADGFLMIGIDGSEAADGSDWFCYHATSPSIFPVGFCEINMIELTPPRGYTKLPFKWFDYLRETGSIAAPVKLFNKDVPNHGFRVGMKLEAVDLMEPRLICVATVTRIIHRLLRIHFDGWEEEYDQWVDCESPDLYPVGWCQLTGYQLQPPASQSSRESQSGSSKQKKKAKSQQYKGHKKKRKMPVGKKPVSLSSLPMTGGVRRSFSGDEELTPPPYRTLPAQTAPEAFPPPSTSREFSPSLKTVTTLQLKEELIDGEDYNFLQGASDQESNGSANFYIKQEP; this is encoded by the exons ATGGGGACCTGCTGGGGTGATATCTCAGAAAATGTGAGAGTAGAAGTTCCCAATACAGACTGCAGCCTACCTACCAAAGTCTTCTGGATTGCTGGAATTGTAAAATTAGCAG GTTACAATGCCCTTTTAAGATATGAAGGATTTGAAAATGACCCTGGGCTGGACTTCTGGTGCAATGTCTGTGGCTCTGACATCCATCCAGTTGGCTGGTGTGCAGCCAGTGGAAAGCCTCTTGTCCCTCCTAGAA ctaTTCAGCATAAGTATACAAACTGGAAAGCTTTTCTAGTGAAACGACTTACTGGTGCCAAAACACTTCCTCCCGATTTCTCACAGAAG GTTTCAGAGAGTATGCAGTATCCTTTCAAACCTTGCATGAGAGTAGAAGTGGTTGACAAGAGGCATTTGTGTCGCACGCGAGTGGCAGTGGTGGAAAGTGTAATTGGAGGAAGATTAAGACTAGTGTATGAAGAGAGTGAAGATAGAACAGATGACTTCTGGTGCCATATGCACAGCCCGTTAATCCATCATATCGGTTGGTCTCGAAGCATAGGCCATCGATTCAAAAGATCTG ATATTACAAAGAAACAGGATGGACATTTTGATACACCACCACATTTATTTGCTAAG GTAAAAGAAGTAGACCAGAGTGGGGAATGGTTCAAGGAAGGAATGAAATTGGAAGCTATAGACCCATTAAATCTTTCCACAATATGTGTCGCGACTATTAGAAAG GTGCTGGCTGATGGATTCCTGATGATTGGGATCGATGGCTCAGAAGCAGCAGATGGATCTGACTGGTTCTGTTATCATGCAACCTCCCCTTCTATTTTCCCTGTTGGTTTCTGTGAAATTAACATGATTGAACTTACTCCACCTAGAG GTTACACAAAACTTCCTTTTAAATGGTTTGACTACCTCAGGGAAACTGGCTCCATTGCAGCACCAGTAAAACTATTTAATAAG GATGTTCCAAATCACGGATTTCGTGTAGGAATGAAATTAGAAGCAGTAGATCTCATGGAGCCACGGTTAATATGTGTAGCCACAGTAACTCGAATTATTCATCGTCTCTTGAGGATACACTTTGACGGATGGGAAGAAGAGTACGATCAGTGGGTAGACTGTGAGTCCCCTGACCTCTATCCTGTAGGGTGGTGTCAGTTAACTGGATATCAGCTACAGCCTCCGGCTTCACAGT cGTCAAGAGAAAGCCAATCAGGTTcttcaaaacagaagaaaaaggctAAGTCCCAGCAATACAAAGGACATAAGAAAA AGAGGAAGATGCCAGTTGGGAAGAAGCCTGTCAGTTTGTCGAGCCTGCCCATGACAGGTGGGGTGCGGAGGAGCTTCTCTGGTGACGAAGAGTTGACTCCTCCTCCATATCGAACCCTTCCAGCACAGACAGCCCCAGAGGCCTTCCCACCTCCCAGCACTAGCCGAGAGTTCAGTCCCAGCCTCAAAACAG